AATTTATGCTGATGGagaaataattattctttaaatgACTAACACTACAAACATCCTTAATGAAACTAGCCAGTACCAATAGCCCGCATACAGTTCATATGCAGAGCTAACAAACAAGATAATTTAGACGACAAAGTCATAGTTACATTGACCTGGTATATAGaaacaatatatttgtttttgcttcaaattttaattgtctTGGATTGCAAGAGTTTTCACAGCCTGTGAATATTTTTTGCAAAAGAGCAAAAGGGTCATACAAATGCACGAAAAAAAAAGCATAGCATAAATGAAAGAAAGTTTTAATCTTTATGACTAATATTGTTATCAAAAACCCAACTCAATTCAATAAAAGTCATAGTTTTGGCTCAATTGAGTAGAGTTTGTTGGTTCCAAAATGAGAAACCCATTTTTGAAATAGGGAACAATATTATTAGTAAAACTGTTATGTCATAAACCAAGGCTAAAGTTATGTcatatttgtgaaaaaaaatccaaaagacTATCACATTTAGCTATGAAATAAATTGTATATTCAAAGTAGCTGACTACAACATTAGCATGAAAGAAACAATATTAAGGACATATAACTTGAAGCAATACCTTTTGGCTAGATAACAATGCCTCACTTACTAAGGCAGACTCTTAGCTTTTCCAGTAAATTCATCTTTATCATTGTAGTCACATAAATCCAATCTTTTATTTCATCCGCAAATCTAAAATAAGCATGCCTCCAAGTCCTATTAAAGAAGAGAGCTCCACAAATTGCCCAAAAGCCAGTTGCGAATCCAACTCCCATACCAATGTAGAAGCTGGAGTTTTCAGAATCATCTTCAACACTGCCAATTGGTGATTTATTCAAAGATTGCTCCTCAATTGTGCAGCTTTCTGGAAGAGGATCACCACATAACTGAGGATTTCCAATGTACCTAAGGGCATCAAATGATTGAAGCTGGGTGCTTGAAGGAATTCTACCCCAGAGGTTGTTGTATGACAAGTCCAAGAGACTAAGAAATGTCAAATTAGACATGCTTGGAGGAATTTCACCCGATAAATGATTTCGTGAGAGATCAACTGACTCTAACTCTTTCATACTCCCAATTTTTTCTGGTATCTTTCCCATCAAATGATTTCGagacaaattcaaaaaacgTAATTCGAAAAGATCTGAAATCTCAGTAGGGATTGATCCAGACAAGTTGTTACTTGAAAGGTCTATGAGCCTAAGTAATTTAAGGTTCTCTTTGTATTCCAATTCTTTCCCTTTGGAAACCAGCTGAACATTCTCAACATAGTATTCATATGTGTACAAATACTGAAAAGGcatagaaaaaaatgaaatatcatAGGAATCTGGGAATGCCATGGCACTAATATTTTTCAAGCAGTTTGGTATGGATCCTGATAGGCTATTATTGGCAAGATCCAATACTCTAAGAGAAGAAAGTTGGCATATTTGTTGAGGTATATAACCCTTGAATTCACTTGATCTTAGACGGAGAATTGTAAGATTTGTCAATTCTCCAATCCATAGTGGTATGATGGACAAATGATTATTACCCATATCAATGAGCTTCATATTTGAGCATCTTTTCAACGATGAAGGAATATCTCCACAGATGCTATTGTTTTGTAAACGTAATGATTGGAGGTTAACTAAAGCCCCAATGGAGTAGGGAATTCCACCTACTAGATTATTGCTCCCTAAGTTTAAATGGATCAAAGACGGCCAATACTTCCAGCAGTGAGAAAGTTCTCCTGATAAGAGATTGTTTGATGCATCTAAAATCTCTAATTTattctttctaattttcttttggcaTAAGAAAGTAGAAATAGGTCCATAAAATGAGTTGTTAGCTATATTGAACAGTTCGACAGTAGAACTTAGAAAAATGTCTGATACATTACATTCTATGTGGTTGTTAGAGAGATCGATATATGTAATGTTTGAAGTCCAATTCCAGAACCAACCCGGAGCTTTGCCTGAAATTCCTGACATGGACATATCTAAAAAACTGAGGGATTTTTGTGATTGTAGCCATGAAGGAAAATTAGGACCTATCTTGATTGAGCTCATGGAGGCATGGTAAAGTTGGAAGGGGGGAACCCAATTGGAATTGACATTAAAGAACAAAGGTGCATCAGACATAAAGAGATACTTTAATTTTGAGAGTTTTCTGAAATGCCCTTCATCTACGGTACCTGTTAAAGAATTTTCTCCGACAAACAACGTCTCTAACTTAGAGAGAAGCCCAAGACTCTTTGGAATGGTGCCATTCAACTGATTTTGGTCGAGAAATAATGTTCTTATACGAGATAAATTCCCAACGGAAGAAGGTAAAGGACCATTTAAAGAATTAAGTCCGAGATCAAGATATTCTAATTTCTCTAAATTGAAAATGCTAGGCGATATATTGCCTTTCAAAGAATTGTTGTACAGGCTAAGCCTTAAGAGGCTTGTACTGAGATTAGAGAACCAATTAGGTATCTTATGATTGAAATGATTTTTAGAAAGATCAAGGGCTTGAAGAGACGTGAAATTGACAAATCCAAGAGATGGATTCAGGCTATCAAGCTGACAATTGTACAAGTATAGCTCTGAAAGAGATGGGAACTTACTCATTATTTGAAGCCAATCAACTTCTCTGTGAAGGTCAACTGAGTTCAGGTCAAGGTGTTGAATGGCAGAGAGACCAGACATCCAACGAAGGTTATCTACATAGAGGTCAGAATTATTTCCAAGAGACAGATAGCAAAGGCTTGAAAGGTTCCCAAGCTGATGAGGAATGAGTCCACAGAAGTTAGCGCCTAAGAGGTTAAGATGTGTGAGACTGAACATTGAACCAAGGAAAGTTGGGATCGGAGTACAATTAAAATCATTGTAACTCAAATTCAAGTAATTCAAATGTTCTAATTGGAGCAACGAACCACTAATCTCACCGCCTAACCTCGAATAATTGAGGTGGAGCTCAGAGACTCGGCCAATTTTCTTGTCGCAGAAAACTCCGTCCCAAATACAGCAATCTTTATGGTCAGACCAGGATGAGAGGACGTGTTCTTGATCAGTGAGACCACGTTTGAGGGTTAGAAGGGCTTGCTTGTCTTTTTCATTGCAAGAGACATTTGAGATTGACTCtgctttgaagaagaagaagcttagACTGAAGGCAATGGGAAGGAACCATACTAAAAAAAGCACATGATGAAGAGTTGCAAAAGAGGCGGCCATGGTAACGAATTGAAGGAAGGGAAGTTTGAAGGAAGAAAAGCTGAAGTGTGGGTATGTTGCAAAAGAGGCGGCCATATATATAGTGATTCTTCAAACcctttctcatttttcttattattatattattttaataaagaccTTGATTTGTTGACTTGTGCTTTTATATTATGTTAAGCCAAACCCACAAGGATCAACACTAACCACTCAGGTGATGAGATGTACAGTCCGTTtgggaagaattttttttctttttttcttttttttgagaatctgggaagaaatttatttaatattgtagttttttttttactatttataggtcccattgtataattgatactatttataagtctcaTTGTATTATTCAACTAacttttaacttcttcttttttacatttttagtaaaaaaatttcagtttcaactaaataaactaTTCTTAAACGGACCCGTAGTATTAGATTTATTTTACAACCATCTTTCACGTAATAATGTAGAGATTTTCCATTAAGGACAAAACTAAGGTATAGTACCTTGGGTCCTGTTTCTTaggttcccctcttaagatttagccatgtgaccacttaattaaaaaatacacttccattctataagaaaaaatccacatggcagaatcttaacagaggaacctaaggaacagcaCTTAAGTACTATAACTAAGTCTTGCCCTTCCATTAATATCATAATCATCTAGAATttgaattattgaatttttgtttttattgggtgacttgttgaccattaatctattatgcaatattttccaCCATGTGACATAATTTTCATGTAGGGCCAAAAATTCATGTTGAGGAAATTGTTTTTGGAACTTAAGGCTCATTATTGAATACAATCTCAAGTCATGTGTATGTGCTCTTAATGACAAGATTAAATTGGTGATAGTATATGCTTTTAGCCAAACCCCTAGAGATCATTGCTCAACATACACAAGTGAAGAGATGTAGTGTTAGGTTCATTTGACAATCATCTTTCATGTAACCGCATAGAGATTTTTCAACAATATCAAAATCATTAAGCATTTGTCTTATTgacatctttttgttttttagttgggtgacttgttgaccattaatccattatgcaatattttccaCCATGTGACATAATTTCATGTAAGGCCCAAAATTCATAGACTTAAGCCTCATGGTTGAGTAGAATATCATGTGAATGTGCTCTTAATGGCATGATTAAATTAGTGATAATATTGGCTTTAAGCCAAACCCCCCAAAGATCAATGCCCACCACACACAAGTGATGAGATGTGGTGTTAGGTTCATTTGACAACCGTCTCTCACATAATAGCGTAGAGATTTTTtatcaatatcaaaatcatcaagaatTTGACTTATTgacatcttttgttttttggttgtgtGACTTATTGACCATTAATTTTCATCTAAGACCATAAATTCATGTTGAGTACATTTGTTTAGAACTTGAGGCTCATGATGGAGTAAAATATCTTGTGTATGTGCTCTTAATGACATGATTAAATTAGTGATAATATAGGCTTCAAGCAAAACCCCCATAGATCAATACTCACCACTCATAAGTGATGAGATGTTGCGTTAGGTTCATTTGACATCCATCTTTCAAGTAACCGCATAGAGATTATTCATCAATGTCAGAATCATCTAGaatttgtctctctttttttgactTGTTGACCATTGATCcattatgcaatattttccaCTGTTAGGGGTGGCTCTACTTGTTAATCGGGGTGGTGACCACCTTgacttgaattttattttttatatatataccttaaaaaattaaattttaaattaatatgtgttgttgaccaccctaaaaaagaTTCGTGACCACTCTAAAAAAATCTTGAAcaccctaaataaaaatttgagccattaaaaataaaattttggtccaatgaagattgaaccaaaaaattgtGAGAAGTGCTATGttaacaacattttcacaaatatatccTAAGTGGCATATTGTTACTGGCTAATAGTAGCGAACAAAAAGATAATTTCATTactaatttcaaattagaaccaataacaacttactagttagggtttgttatgaaaatattgtatatatagcacttctcaaaaattgcccaaacacatacaaattagcccaaaagcccaaatcaaatgtttagttgtgatttttttaaattttgatttcaaaaggcatattttaaaatcattatatatttttttctaaaaaacacattttcaaaTAGTTAGTCACTTAGTCTGTTCGTGCTTGCTTTAGTCTTCTACtgaatttgttgaatttatttgatacaTTTTCTACACATGCATATGCACTTAATTAATACCTGAATACTTTGTAGAACATGATTAATGTAACAGCTAAATGCCTAAGTTGAATATAttgaatgaacttatagtttactCTTTACTCTTTTGCTAGCACTATGAACAAATTTCTTATAAGGAAATCACTTGTATTTCAAGATTCATTTTCTAAGAAAATTCGTATTGgcttgaataattttcttttagatcCTAGGATATAGGAAAATATTTCATCTTAATGATTAAGATGAAATAAGAAAAGCATATTTATAAAGAGGTTCTTGTCAACCTCTTGGCCataatttccttttaaaaaaaatttgtggagtattgtgtcaatttaatcctaattagtttaaagaatacaaaaattagTTGGAACATATCATAAAAAGGGATAAtgcattttgttttatttttacttattttggtAAGGTATTAGTAATTGAATGGGAGATCAACAGTTTAATGATTGCTTAGTTGTGTACATTGACAAAgataatcaatcaatcaatatatatatatatatatatatatatatatatatatatatatatatatatatataaaaggagaCCTCATACGGAAGTGTATGAGGTCTTTCCAAGTGGTGCACTAATTttacatttagcatttttttacctctttcatttaGCTTTTCTATATCAATATGTGCTGCGATGGTCCCAAgcattttcacttttcagttttcTATTAAAAAGTGAGAATACACAATTTGACCGATTCCTCAatatttcatactttttttcttttttgatgaagttTCATACTTTTGTCACAACCCATaattttgagaaacatttgtgttttagaaattttcttagcaCAATCCTTCAAATGGTcccattattttttcaaaaaagaccTTTCTTTCAAAGAAATTGTATTAATGCAATCCTTCTATGTACGACTCTCTCTTCTTCCCTTTCCCTTCCCTTACTTTTTCCtcccttctttccttttcatcTCCCTTACAACCAAACAAGATACTAGTTTCCAAATtcaactaataaatttttttttgaggatattaataaaaagagtCTGAATTTGATAAGAATGTGGTGTAAAATTCGtgttttacaccatccaataaaaGATGTCACATcagctttttatttaaaactcagtACATCATACTACAATTAATAACATCTTAATAAACTCCCAATTTGGCTGAATTCTCAGATGAGTATTATAATTGATTGAGTGTGGttgtacttattttttaatacatgatAAGATGATGTGACATATTGGGATTAGAAAGTGTAAAACTTGGGTTTTAAACCACATCTTTATAACATTTAATcttcaataaaaatatgtaaaaaacatgtttgattACTGTTTTAGTCTTTAACACTTGTATAATGTATCGAAATGGTTTTTAACATCTTAAATGTGTCAATTTTGATTCTAAACTTTTCATATTTTGTCAAAATAATCCTTATTATTAAGCGGTACATGAAAAGAATTGATTTATCTAAcattaatatc
The sequence above is drawn from the Castanea sativa cultivar Marrone di Chiusa Pesio chromosome 5, ASM4071231v1 genome and encodes:
- the LOC142634488 gene encoding receptor-like protein EIX2 isoform X2, giving the protein MAASFATLHHVLFLVWFLPIAFSLSFFFFKAESISNVSCNEKDKQALLTLKRGLTDQEHVLSSWSDHKDCCIWDGVFCDKKIGRVSELHLNYSRLGGEISGSLLQLEHLNYLNLSYNDFNCTPIPTFLGSMFSLTHLNLLGANFCGLIPHQLGNLSSLCYLSLGNNSDLYVDNLRWMSGLSAIQHLDLNSVDLHREVDWLQIMSKFPSLSELYLYNCQLDSLNPSLGFVNFTSLQALDLSKNHFNHKIPNWFSNLSTSLLRLSLYNNSLKGNISPSIFNLEKLEYLDLGLNSLNGPLPSSVGNLSRIRTLFLDQNQLNGTIPKSLGLLSKLETLFVGENSLTGTVDEGHFRKLSKLKYLFMSDAPLFFNVNSNWVPPFQLYHASMSSIKIGPNFPSWLQSQKSLSFLDMSMSGISGKAPGWFWNWTSNITYIDLSNNHIECNVSDIFLSSTVELFNIANNSFYGPISTFLCQKKIRKNKLEILDASNNLLSGELSHCWKYWPSLIHLNLGSNNLVGGIPYSIGALVNLQSLRLQNNSICGDIPSSLKRCSNMKLIDMGNNHLSIIPLWIGELTNLTILRLRSSEFKGYIPQQICQLSSLRVLDLANNSLSGSIPNCLKNISAMAFPDSYDISFFSMPFQYLYTYEYYVENVQLVSKGKELEYKENLKLLRLIDLSSNNLSGSIPTEISDLFELRFLNLSRNHLMGKIPEKIGSMKELESVDLSRNHLSGEIPPSMSNLTFLSLLDLSYNNLWGRIPSSTQLQSFDALRYIGNPQLCGDPLPESCTIEEQSLNKSPIGSVEDDSENSSFYIGMGVGFATGFWAICGALFFNRTWRHAYFRFADEIKDWIYVTTMIKMNLLEKLRVCLSK
- the LOC142634488 gene encoding receptor-like protein EIX2 isoform X1; this encodes MAASFATLHHVLFLVWFLPIAFSLSFFFFKAESISNVSCNEKDKQALLTLKRGLTDQEHVLSSWSDHKDCCIWDGVFCDKKIGRVSELHLNYSRLGGEISGSLLQLEHLNYLNLSYNDFNCTPIPTFLGSMFSLTHLNLLGANFCGLIPHQLGNLSSLCYLSLGNNSDLYVDNLRWMSGLSAIQHLDLNSVDLHREVDWLQIMSKFPSLSELYLYNCQLDSLNPSLGFVNFTSLQALDLSKNHFNHKIPNWFSNLSTSLLRLSLYNNSLKGNISPSIFNLEKLEYLDLGLNSLNGPLPSSVGNLSRIRTLFLDQNQLNGTIPKSLGLLSKLETLFVGENSLTGTVDEGHFRKLSKLKYLFMSDAPLFFNVNSNWVPPFQLYHASMSSIKIGPNFPSWLQSQKSLSFLDMSMSGISGKAPGWFWNWTSNITYIDLSNNHIECNVSDIFLSSTVELFNIANNSFYGPISTFLCQKKIRKNKLEILDASNNLLSGELSHCWKYWPSLIHLNLGSNNLVGGIPYSIGALVNLQSLRLQNNSICGDIPSSLKRCSNMKLIDMGNNHLSIIPLWIGELTNLTILRLRSSEFKGYIPQQICQLSSLRVLDLANNSLSGSIPNCLKNISAMAFPDSYDISFFSMPFQYLYTYEYYVENVQLVSKGKELEYKENLKLLRLIDLSSNNLSGSIPTEISDLFELRFLNLSRNHLMGKIPEKIGSMKELESVDLSRNHLSGEIPPSMSNLTFLSLLDLSYNNLWGRIPSSTQLQSFDALRYIGNPQLCGDPLPESCTIEEQSLNKSPIGSVEDDSENSSFYIGMGVGFATGFWAICGALFFNRTWRHAYFRFADEIKDWIYVTTMIKMNLLEKLRVCLSCENSCIPRQLQIEANINKLFLYTRDADEAKAKEFNEMACKASLADQQKQLQENIHAQIKSFSMCINEILLPYTKRIVEAQELPPQPIATPCLSGLGFDIGRNGQPTDRPD